A single window of Prosthecochloris marina DNA harbors:
- a CDS encoding RNA recognition motif domain-containing protein, with the protein MNIYIGNLPYSITEDELRDKFSEFGQVDRANIIKDKFSGRSKGFGFVEMPNDGEAQSAIDSLNDTDFNGRSIKVNQARPREERPPRRDNY; encoded by the coding sequence ATGAATATTTACATTGGCAATCTGCCTTACAGCATAACTGAAGATGAGCTTCGTGATAAGTTCTCTGAATTCGGTCAAGTAGACAGAGCGAATATTATCAAAGACAAGTTTTCAGGCCGCTCGAAGGGCTTTGGATTTGTTGAAATGCCAAACGATGGAGAAGCACAAAGTGCTATCGACTCACTCAATGATACCGATTTTAACGGTCGTTCGATCAAGGTGAACCAAGCAAGGCCTCGCGAAGAGCGCCCTCCTCGCAGGGATAATTATTGA
- a CDS encoding mechanosensitive ion channel domain-containing protein — protein sequence MKAILDTGISSNIIATAIAFVIYAVLQIATAKSLKRYGQELQFPDQRVFYIKKFFKVFYVTTLLTSIVLIWGIDLQAALVILSSLFAVVGVGLFANWSILSNITASFIIFFTAPYKIGDTIRIVEGDEGTEGRIEDIKLFYLKIRDSKGQIVSYPNNLIMQKPTIIVTSE from the coding sequence ATGAAAGCTATTCTTGACACCGGGATATCGAGCAATATCATCGCTACAGCCATTGCCTTCGTCATATATGCGGTTTTGCAGATTGCAACGGCAAAAAGCCTTAAACGTTATGGTCAAGAGCTGCAATTTCCCGATCAGCGCGTGTTTTACATCAAAAAATTTTTCAAGGTTTTTTATGTAACAACATTACTGACCTCGATCGTGCTTATCTGGGGAATCGATCTGCAGGCTGCTCTTGTGATTTTGTCGTCACTGTTTGCGGTTGTTGGTGTCGGGCTGTTTGCGAACTGGTCCATCCTCAGCAACATAACGGCTTCATTTATCATATTTTTTACAGCCCCTTACAAGATTGGCGATACAATCAGAATAGTCGAGGGTGATGAGGGCACAGAAGGCCGTATCGAAGATATAAAGCTGTTCTACCTCAAAATCAGGGATTCAAAAGGGCAGATCGTTTCATATCCAAATAATCTAATCATGCAAAAACCCACTATCATCGTTACCTCAGAGTAA
- a CDS encoding ferritin-like domain-containing protein: protein MGTKGREIVGEHLDRVLELLNKAFADEWLAYYQYWIGAKVVEGPMKDAVIAELMQHAADELRHADMISNRIIQLGGTPLVTPKQWYEWTNCGYEAPENPFVEMVLEQNISGEQCAISVYNSIIAEIGLKDPVTYNIAVQILEDEVEHEEDLQALLVDLGVILKK, encoded by the coding sequence ATGGGAACCAAAGGCCGTGAAATTGTCGGTGAACATCTTGATCGTGTACTTGAACTTCTCAACAAGGCATTTGCCGATGAATGGCTTGCCTATTATCAGTATTGGATAGGTGCCAAGGTTGTCGAGGGCCCTATGAAGGATGCAGTCATTGCCGAACTCATGCAACATGCGGCCGATGAACTACGCCATGCCGATATGATAAGTAATCGTATCATACAGCTTGGCGGTACGCCGCTGGTAACTCCGAAACAATGGTACGAGTGGACAAATTGCGGGTATGAAGCGCCGGAAAATCCTTTTGTAGAAATGGTTCTCGAGCAGAACATATCCGGGGAGCAATGTGCCATTTCAGTCTACAATAGCATTATAGCGGAGATTGGTCTGAAAGACCCGGTGACATACAATATTGCGGTACAGATTCTTGAAGATGAAGTCGAGCATGAAGAAGATTTGCAGGCTCTTCTGGTGGATCTTGGGGTGATACTGAAAAAGTGA
- a CDS encoding TIGR01777 family oxidoreductase, translated as MEGHVVITGATGVIGSELAHQLIAEGEKVVVFSRSPESASSKIPGAAAYAAWNYNDTQEAWAEYISGAKAVVHLAGKPLLEGRWTEEHKVECYNSRVVGTKNLVAAIQAAEKKPGVFISASAVGYYGAFGSCNDTSDLDENAAAGDDFLAKICIDWEKAASNVSDTVRLVLLRTGIVLSTRGGMLQQMLLPFNLFLGGPVGSGSQCLAWIHVDDEVAIIRKAMEDTSYNGPINLVGPQSVSMKTFAETLGAVLSKPSLLPVPKFALQILMGEGAEYATKGQKVIPSFLNDHGYRFAHPSLHEALADLIEHNK; from the coding sequence ATGGAAGGTCATGTTGTCATCACCGGTGCAACAGGAGTAATCGGCTCAGAGCTTGCTCATCAGTTGATTGCAGAGGGTGAAAAGGTCGTTGTTTTTTCACGTTCTCCCGAAAGCGCTTCTTCAAAAATTCCAGGAGCTGCGGCCTATGCCGCATGGAATTATAACGATACACAAGAGGCGTGGGCAGAGTACATCAGCGGAGCCAAAGCAGTGGTGCATCTGGCAGGCAAGCCGCTGCTCGAAGGCCGATGGACAGAAGAGCACAAGGTTGAATGCTACAACTCGAGGGTTGTTGGAACAAAGAACCTCGTTGCAGCTATTCAGGCTGCCGAAAAGAAACCTGGCGTTTTTATCTCTGCTTCTGCGGTGGGTTACTACGGAGCGTTTGGGAGCTGTAATGATACGAGTGATCTGGATGAAAACGCAGCAGCAGGTGATGATTTTCTGGCAAAAATCTGTATTGATTGGGAAAAAGCGGCCAGTAACGTTTCCGATACGGTACGGCTGGTGCTGCTGAGAACCGGAATTGTACTGTCAACAAGGGGGGGGATGCTCCAGCAGATGCTTCTGCCTTTCAATCTTTTTCTTGGTGGTCCGGTCGGTTCTGGTAGTCAGTGTCTTGCCTGGATCCATGTCGATGACGAAGTTGCAATCATACGCAAAGCTATGGAGGATACTTCATATAATGGGCCGATAAACCTTGTCGGACCTCAATCGGTTTCAATGAAGACTTTTGCAGAGACTTTGGGGGCTGTGCTATCCAAGCCATCACTACTTCCGGTTCCAAAATTTGCGTTGCAGATTCTTATGGGTGAGGGGGCTGAATATGCAACGAAAGGACAGAAAGTGATTCCCTCGTTTCTTAATGATCACGGTTACCGTTTTGCTCATCCTTCGCTTCATGAGGCATTGGCGGATTTAATAGAGCACAACAAGTGA
- the glmS gene encoding glutamine--fructose-6-phosphate transaminase (isomerizing), whose protein sequence is MCGIVGYIGSKDAAELLLNGLERLEYRGYDSAGVAVLNGGLWVHKQKGSVSKLKDALFDSNHSLQGATLGIGHTRWATHGDPSDRNAHPHLSSDGSIALIHNGIIENYSSIKKELVSKGYQFSSDTDSEVLVHLIDSIWVDNPNMGLEAAVRSALYHVEGAYGLCIISEREPDKIVVARKGSPLVIGIGDGEYFIASDAAPIVEHTKKVIYLSDGEMAVVSKDGYIIKTIENIAREKHVSELDFELAEIEKGGFEHFMLKEIFEQPTVLQDVMRGRVRIEEGQVHLGGIEDYLDRLKLSSRVIICACGTSWHAGLIGEYLIEEFARIPVEVDYASEFRYRNPVITKDDVVIVISQSGETADTLAALRLAREKGALVMGICNVVGSTIARETLCGIYTHAGPEVGVASTKAFTAQVTVLYLLALTLSKGRTMSRDEIKLYLKDLGKVPQKVASILEHNDLILDIANSYKDARNFLYLGRGYNFPVALEGALKLKEISYIHAEGYPAAEMKHGPIALIDEDMPVIFIATRDNSYAKVLSNIEEVRSRKGKVIAIANEGDEEITRLADHVIYIPAASGPVTPLLSVIPLQLLAYHIATLRGCNVDRPRNLAKSVTVE, encoded by the coding sequence ATGTGTGGAATAGTTGGTTACATTGGTTCAAAAGATGCTGCAGAACTTCTGTTGAACGGCCTGGAGCGTCTCGAGTACCGCGGATACGATTCTGCGGGTGTTGCCGTTCTCAACGGTGGCCTTTGGGTTCATAAACAAAAAGGGAGCGTCAGCAAGCTCAAAGACGCGCTTTTCGATTCGAATCATTCCCTGCAGGGAGCGACTCTCGGTATAGGTCATACACGCTGGGCTACCCATGGTGATCCGAGTGATCGCAATGCACATCCCCATTTGAGCAGCGACGGCAGTATAGCGTTGATTCATAATGGCATCATCGAAAACTATTCTTCGATCAAAAAAGAGCTGGTTTCAAAAGGTTATCAGTTTAGCAGTGATACCGATTCCGAGGTCCTGGTTCATCTTATCGACAGCATATGGGTCGACAATCCGAATATGGGACTGGAGGCGGCTGTTCGTTCGGCGCTCTACCATGTAGAGGGTGCTTACGGTTTATGCATTATTTCAGAGCGTGAGCCCGATAAAATTGTTGTTGCCCGCAAGGGAAGCCCTCTGGTGATCGGTATAGGCGATGGAGAATATTTTATCGCATCCGATGCCGCTCCGATCGTGGAGCATACCAAAAAGGTGATATATCTTTCAGATGGTGAAATGGCGGTTGTTTCAAAAGATGGCTATATCATCAAGACCATTGAAAATATTGCACGGGAAAAACATGTCAGCGAGCTTGATTTCGAACTTGCCGAGATAGAAAAAGGAGGGTTCGAGCACTTCATGCTCAAGGAAATTTTCGAGCAGCCTACGGTTCTTCAGGATGTTATGCGGGGACGTGTCAGGATTGAAGAGGGTCAGGTTCATCTTGGTGGCATCGAGGATTATCTCGATCGCCTCAAGCTTTCGAGCAGGGTTATTATCTGTGCATGCGGCACAAGCTGGCATGCCGGTTTGATCGGGGAGTACCTGATAGAGGAATTTGCAAGGATTCCTGTTGAAGTTGATTACGCTTCAGAGTTTCGTTACCGTAATCCGGTAATAACCAAGGACGACGTTGTCATTGTGATTTCGCAGTCCGGTGAAACTGCAGATACCCTTGCAGCCTTGCGTCTTGCAAGAGAAAAAGGTGCCCTGGTCATGGGGATCTGCAATGTTGTCGGCTCGACAATCGCCCGTGAAACGCTCTGCGGCATTTATACCCATGCTGGTCCCGAGGTCGGTGTTGCCTCGACCAAGGCTTTTACCGCACAGGTCACCGTGCTTTATCTTCTTGCATTGACACTGAGCAAGGGGCGTACCATGTCCCGTGACGAGATCAAGTTGTATCTGAAAGATCTTGGAAAAGTGCCTCAAAAAGTGGCGAGTATTCTCGAGCACAATGATCTCATTCTCGATATTGCAAACAGTTACAAGGATGCACGGAACTTTCTCTACCTTGGCCGGGGCTACAATTTCCCTGTCGCGCTCGAGGGGGCGCTGAAGCTCAAAGAAATCTCCTACATTCATGCCGAGGGGTATCCTGCCGCCGAAATGAAGCATGGGCCTATCGCTCTTATTGACGAGGATATGCCGGTTATCTTTATTGCAACCCGCGATAACTCCTATGCCAAAGTACTGAGCAACATCGAGGAGGTCAGGAGCCGTAAAGGGAAGGTCATCGCTATCGCCAACGAGGGTGATGAAGAGATAACCAGGCTTGCGGATCACGTTATTTATATTCCGGCTGCATCAGGGCCCGTGACCCCGCTGCTTTCGGTTATTCCGTTGCAGCTTCTGGCCTACCATATTGCAACCTTGAGAGGGTGTAACGTTGATCGGCCGAGAAATCTTGCCAAATCGGTAACGGTGGAATAG
- the pyrF gene encoding orotidine-5'-phosphate decarboxylase, translating to MNAARNKVNEQILSKKSLLCVGLDSDPDKIPEIFHSMQKPVLEFNRAVVRATREHAVAYKLNMAFYESRGIEGLLDMQSTLENLPSESLSIADAKRADIGNTSRKYAEAFFDHWGFDALTVAPYMGEDSLEPFFDYDQKLIFVLCLTSNPGSADFEEQQLQSGTSLYQAVLSKVQRWERNGNAGIVVGATKSSQLREIRKAAPGLFFLIPGVGAQGGSLQESAAFGVDENSQAALINVSRGIIYPEGSFDSIESFEDAVSVKAARLHNEMQSIF from the coding sequence ATGAATGCAGCGAGAAACAAGGTCAATGAGCAGATTTTGTCGAAGAAATCCTTGTTGTGTGTCGGCCTCGACAGCGATCCCGACAAAATTCCGGAGATATTCCATAGCATGCAAAAACCTGTCCTCGAGTTTAACCGTGCTGTTGTCAGGGCCACCAGGGAACATGCAGTAGCGTATAAACTTAATATGGCTTTTTATGAATCGAGAGGGATCGAAGGTCTTCTCGATATGCAGAGTACCTTGGAAAACCTACCTTCTGAAAGCCTTTCCATTGCCGACGCAAAGCGTGCCGATATTGGCAATACCAGCAGGAAATATGCTGAGGCTTTTTTCGATCACTGGGGTTTCGATGCTTTAACGGTAGCGCCCTATATGGGGGAAGATTCCCTCGAACCTTTTTTTGATTATGACCAGAAACTGATTTTCGTGCTTTGCCTGACTTCGAATCCGGGGTCCGCTGATTTTGAGGAACAGCAGTTGCAGTCGGGGACCTCACTCTATCAAGCTGTTCTTTCGAAAGTGCAGCGGTGGGAACGGAACGGTAATGCAGGTATTGTGGTGGGGGCAACGAAAAGCAGTCAGCTCAGAGAAATCCGTAAAGCGGCGCCAGGGTTGTTTTTCCTGATTCCCGGTGTTGGTGCTCAGGGTGGGTCATTACAGGAGTCCGCTGCGTTTGGTGTGGATGAAAACAGCCAGGCGGCGCTTATCAACGTCAGCAGGGGGATTATTTACCCCGAAGGGAGCTTTGATTCAATCGAATCATTCGAAGATGCGGTGAGTGTGAAAGCCGCACGATTGCATAATGAAATGCAGAGTATTTTTTGA
- the ftsH gene encoding ATP-dependent zinc metalloprotease FtsH, with the protein MSNNLFKPQNPYKNDPENNDKKPKFSLVYYIVIVLILIGLQLAFFWSGASEEITYSTFRKYIEENKIESVKIAPERIYVNLKPGVTPTTSANGKSDGPGSIFPGSPSESREVYVVPVRDEELIQLLETKGIRYQGIPGNTWIGELLQWVLPFALLIGIYFFVFRRLGGPGSQFMNISKNKAALYENLDEHTRITFKDVAGLDEAKAEVMEVVDFLKDPKKYTKLGGKLPKGVLLVGPPGTGKTLLAKAVAGEADVPFFSISGSDFVEMFVGVGAARVRDLFRQAKEKAPCIIFIDEIDAVGRSRGKGMMMGANDERENTLNQLLVEMDGFATDKGVILMAATNRPDVLDNALLRPGRFDRQIMVDKPDQKGRIDTFRVHTKKLSLSPDVNLKVLASQTPGFAGAEIANAANEAALLASRRGKQSIEMKDFEDAIERVVAGLEKKNKVINPQEKKVVAYHESGHAIISWMMAENDAVQKISIVPRGMSALGYTMNLPLEDRYLMTKKELFSRICGLLGGRIAEEIIFDEISTGAQNDLEKVTEIAYNMVVVYGMSEKLGNISYFESNNPYYGGPGVDKKYSEHTARLIDEEVHSIIDKAQKQVREILTGNSDKLELLAKELLDKEVLHYCKIEEILGKRPAGNSFHSIAHECGEKVVEREEKPTHNGQQDVDADELRTLEEAVEKIKQNKNSGES; encoded by the coding sequence ATGTCAAACAACCTTTTTAAACCACAGAATCCTTATAAAAACGATCCAGAGAACAACGACAAAAAACCGAAATTCTCGCTGGTTTACTATATCGTTATCGTACTCATCCTTATCGGCCTACAGCTTGCATTCTTCTGGTCTGGCGCCAGTGAGGAAATCACTTACAGTACATTCCGCAAGTATATAGAAGAAAACAAGATAGAATCGGTTAAAATAGCTCCTGAACGCATTTATGTAAATCTGAAACCGGGAGTAACCCCGACAACCAGTGCTAACGGGAAAAGTGATGGACCAGGCTCCATTTTTCCCGGCTCACCGTCTGAATCCAGAGAGGTTTATGTTGTTCCGGTAAGAGACGAAGAACTCATTCAACTTCTCGAGACAAAAGGAATTCGTTACCAAGGTATACCCGGCAATACATGGATCGGGGAATTACTGCAATGGGTACTGCCTTTCGCATTGCTGATCGGTATTTACTTTTTCGTTTTCCGCCGTCTTGGCGGACCGGGTTCGCAGTTCATGAATATCAGCAAAAACAAAGCTGCCCTGTACGAGAACCTTGACGAACATACACGCATCACCTTCAAGGACGTTGCAGGACTCGACGAGGCAAAAGCCGAGGTTATGGAGGTGGTGGACTTTCTCAAGGACCCAAAAAAATACACAAAACTTGGAGGCAAACTACCGAAAGGTGTTCTGCTCGTAGGTCCTCCCGGAACAGGAAAAACGCTTCTTGCAAAAGCTGTTGCCGGCGAAGCTGACGTTCCGTTTTTCAGCATCAGTGGATCGGATTTTGTGGAAATGTTTGTTGGTGTCGGCGCTGCACGTGTCCGGGATCTTTTCCGCCAGGCCAAAGAAAAAGCTCCCTGTATCATCTTTATCGATGAAATTGATGCCGTTGGCCGGAGCCGGGGTAAAGGCATGATGATGGGAGCCAACGACGAACGAGAGAATACCCTGAACCAGCTGCTGGTTGAAATGGATGGTTTTGCAACCGACAAGGGAGTCATCCTCATGGCAGCAACCAACCGGCCGGACGTACTGGATAACGCTCTGCTCCGCCCGGGAAGATTCGATCGCCAGATCATGGTCGATAAACCGGATCAGAAAGGCCGTATCGATACGTTCAGGGTTCACACCAAGAAACTCTCTCTTTCACCCGACGTCAATCTCAAGGTGCTGGCATCACAAACACCCGGATTTGCCGGAGCAGAAATAGCCAATGCCGCAAACGAGGCAGCTTTGCTTGCATCGAGGAGAGGCAAACAAAGCATCGAGATGAAAGATTTTGAAGATGCTATTGAGCGTGTCGTTGCAGGGCTGGAAAAAAAGAACAAAGTTATCAACCCGCAAGAAAAAAAGGTTGTTGCCTATCACGAGTCAGGCCATGCCATCATCAGCTGGATGATGGCGGAAAACGATGCCGTGCAAAAAATATCCATCGTCCCCCGAGGCATGAGCGCGTTGGGATACACGATGAACCTGCCTCTTGAAGACCGCTACCTCATGACAAAGAAGGAGCTTTTTTCGCGAATTTGTGGCTTGCTTGGAGGAAGAATCGCAGAAGAAATCATCTTTGACGAGATTTCAACCGGAGCCCAGAACGATTTGGAAAAAGTGACCGAAATAGCCTATAACATGGTTGTCGTTTACGGCATGAGCGAAAAGCTGGGCAACATATCTTACTTCGAAAGCAATAATCCCTACTACGGTGGTCCTGGTGTTGACAAGAAATATAGCGAGCATACCGCCCGTCTTATCGACGAAGAGGTCCACTCGATTATCGATAAGGCGCAGAAACAGGTTCGAGAGATACTGACCGGTAACAGCGACAAGCTTGAACTGCTTGCAAAGGAACTGCTTGACAAGGAAGTGCTTCACTATTGTAAAATTGAGGAAATTCTTGGCAAAAGACCAGCTGGAAACTCATTCCACAGCATAGCCCATGAGTGCGGAGAGAAGGTAGTGGAGAGAGAAGAAAAGCCAACTCACAATGGGCAACAAGATGTCGACGCAGACGAGCTTCGCACTCTTGAAGAAGCTGTTGAAAAGATAAAGCAAAACAAAAATTCAGGCGAAAGCTGA
- a CDS encoding acylphosphatase: protein MEKRVLVTVYGLVQGVGFRMFVERSASRLGLSGWVRNMPDGTVQIDAQGPDGLVDELLNDTKIGPPASKVSSLDVIEKQPDHTRTGFNVLI, encoded by the coding sequence ATGGAAAAACGCGTTCTTGTTACAGTATACGGTCTGGTACAGGGAGTAGGCTTCAGAATGTTTGTGGAACGCTCGGCTTCTCGCCTGGGATTAAGTGGATGGGTAAGAAATATGCCCGACGGAACGGTTCAAATTGACGCTCAAGGTCCTGACGGGCTTGTCGATGAACTGCTCAACGATACAAAGATCGGACCACCAGCATCAAAAGTATCCTCGCTGGATGTGATAGAAAAACAACCAGATCATACTCGAACCGGTTTTAATGTATTGATATAA
- a CDS encoding 1-deoxy-D-xylulose-5-phosphate reductoisomerase — protein sequence MKSLSILGSTGSIGLSTLDVVRQHPEKFNVASLAEGHDVNLLAEQIKEFKPDIVSVRDEDSAEQLQELLGSDKPEIHWGIEGAAVVGAAEGSDMVVSAIVGAAGLVPTIRAIQAGKDIALANKETLVVAGQLVSDLVKQHNVTLLPVDSEHSAIFQSLTGHRAEDIERIILTASGGPFRQTSASELHGVGPEKALKHPQWSMGAKITIDSATLMNKGLEVIEAHWLFDMPVEKIGVVVHPQSIIHSMVEYIDGCVMAQLGAPDMRAPIAYAISWPERCESGIKKLDLTQVGTLTFEQPDMDRFPALRLAFEALKAGQTFPAVLNAANEVAVAAFLDKKIGFTDIPAIVDKTMQEHDAYAPSSLEEYLAADKWARDKAVAMTV from the coding sequence ATGAAATCATTATCCATCCTCGGCAGTACCGGATCTATCGGTTTGAGCACACTTGATGTCGTCCGGCAACATCCTGAAAAATTCAACGTAGCAAGCCTTGCCGAAGGCCATGACGTCAACCTGCTTGCAGAGCAGATCAAGGAGTTCAAACCGGACATCGTTTCTGTCAGGGATGAAGACTCGGCCGAGCAATTGCAAGAACTGCTCGGTTCCGATAAACCCGAAATACACTGGGGTATAGAAGGCGCTGCTGTGGTAGGCGCTGCAGAAGGCTCGGACATGGTTGTATCGGCCATTGTCGGTGCGGCAGGTCTTGTACCAACCATCAGGGCAATACAAGCGGGCAAAGATATCGCTTTAGCCAATAAGGAAACGCTGGTAGTCGCCGGACAGCTTGTTTCGGATCTGGTAAAACAACATAATGTCACCCTTCTCCCGGTAGACAGTGAACATTCCGCAATCTTCCAATCACTTACCGGACACAGGGCTGAAGATATTGAGCGCATTATTCTGACTGCATCGGGAGGGCCGTTCAGGCAAACCTCCGCATCGGAACTGCACGGTGTAGGGCCTGAAAAAGCGCTGAAGCATCCACAGTGGTCCATGGGGGCAAAAATAACCATCGATTCCGCCACGTTGATGAACAAAGGACTGGAAGTTATCGAAGCCCACTGGCTTTTCGACATGCCTGTAGAAAAAATAGGTGTGGTGGTTCATCCACAGAGCATCATTCATTCGATGGTAGAATATATAGACGGCTGTGTCATGGCACAGCTTGGCGCTCCGGACATGCGAGCCCCCATAGCCTATGCAATCTCCTGGCCCGAACGGTGTGAAAGCGGTATTAAAAAGCTCGATTTGACTCAGGTTGGAACACTCACGTTCGAACAACCGGACATGGATCGCTTTCCGGCACTTCGTCTTGCATTCGAAGCGTTGAAAGCCGGCCAGACGTTTCCGGCCGTACTCAATGCGGCAAATGAAGTCGCTGTTGCCGCATTCCTCGACAAGAAAATAGGATTTACCGACATACCTGCAATTGTCGACAAGACAATGCAGGAACATGATGCATATGCACCATCCTCTCTTGAAGAGTATCTGGCTGCCGACAAATGGGCTCGCGATAAGGCGGTAGCGATGACAGTATAG